The Enterobacter huaxiensis sequence GTTATTGCTGTGATGAGATACCGGACGGGACGGAACAACAGTAGAAATAGCGTGCTTGTAGACCATCTGGCTGACCGTGTTTTTCAACAGGATCACGAACTGATCGAAAGACTCAATCTGACCTTGCAGCTTAATACCATTCACCAAATAAATAGAAACTGGAACACGTTCCCGACGCAATGCGTTCAAGAACGGATCTTGTAAAGATTGCCCCTTAGCCATTCTATCTTTTCCTTATATGCTTGTTTTGTACTTAGAACCTTGCGATTCTGAAAAATTGCGCACGATACGTCTCAATTGTACACATTCAG is a genomic window containing:
- the hfq gene encoding RNA chaperone Hfq, with the translated sequence MAKGQSLQDPFLNALRRERVPVSIYLVNGIKLQGQIESFDQFVILLKNTVSQMVYKHAISTVVPSRPVSHHSNNAGGGTGSNYHHGSNAQGSSTPAQDSDDTE